A part of Molothrus aeneus isolate 106 unplaced genomic scaffold, BPBGC_Maene_1.0 scaffold_30, whole genome shotgun sequence genomic DNA contains:
- the LOC136570160 gene encoding solute carrier family 22 member 6-A-like isoform X3, with the protein MSSSVPVSSIVPLSSIVPLSGSVPISSSVPVSSIVPLSGSVPVSRGVPAMPFGAVLAQVGGLGRFQVLQTALLAVPILLMASHNLLQNFTAAVPPHRCRVPAVPGATSAVPGATSAVPGATPAPPGATSAPPGATSAAPRDSLRGSNTVLSSPGGTSGSPGATLRSPSGLHSTSDTRVTLAGTVGSPDDAGVQPDGTWGSPNGTLGPAGAMLAWSNVTLGSPDVTLGSCRRYVANVTGGPRATEPCRDGWDYDRSIYVATIVTEWDLVCGYRQLRQMAQSIYMAGVLVGALVLGGLSDRFGRKAMLMWSYLQLGVMGTCTAFAPNYASYCVFRFAGGMALSGFGLSIACLVVEWIPTPYRAITVAITGFAYTLGQIILAGVAYAVPHWRWLQLSVSLPFFVFLLYSWWLAESARWLVLSGKAERAVKVLQRVATFNNRKEEGEKITVEMLKSNMKEELAALKSSYTVSDLVRTPVIRHIFFCLSIVWFSISFSYYGLAMDLQNFGVSIYLIQVIFGAVDFPAKVVVTVSLSYVGRRLSLMVALFLAGLVIVANIFVPTELQTVRTALAVIGKGCLSASFNCVFLYTTELYPTPIRRGWASAAPWRAWAASWRLW; encoded by the exons atgtccagCAGTGTCCCCGTGTCCAGCATTGTCCCTCTGTCCAGCATTGTCCCTCTGTCCGGCAGTGTCCCCATATCCAGCAGTGTCCCCGTGTCCAGCATTGTCCCTCTGTCCGgcagtgtccccgtgtcccgcGGTGTCCCCGCGATGCCGTTCGGGGCGGTGCTGGCGCAGGTCGGGGGCCTGGGCCGGTTCCAGGTGCTGCAGACGGCGCTGCTGGCGGTGCCCATCCTGCTCATGGCCAGCCACAACCTCCTGCAGAACTTCACTGCCGCCGTCCCCCCGCACCGCTgccgtgtccccgctgtccctggTGCCACCTCCGCTGTCCCCGGCGCCACCTCCGCTGTCCCCGGCGCCACCCCAGCACCACCTGGTGCCACCTCGGCACCACCTGGTGCCACCTCGGCAGCCCCTCGTGACTCCTTGAGAGGCTCCAACACCGTCCTGAGCTCTCCTGGTGGCACCTCGGGGTCACCTGGTGCCACCCTGAGGTCCCCCAGTGGCTTGCACAGCACCAGTGACACCCGTGTCACACTCGCTGGCACCGTGGGGTCACCTGATGACGCCGGTGTCCAGCCTGATGGCACCTGGGGGTCCCCCAATGGCACCCTGGGGCCCGCTGGTGCCATGCTGGCGTGGTCCAACGTCACCCTGGGGTCCCCTGATGTCACCCTGGGGTCCTGCCGGCGCTATGTGGCCAATGTCACCGGTGGGCCCCGGGCCACCGAGCCGTGCCGTGACGGTTGGGACTACGACCGCAGCATCTACGTGGCCACCATCGTCACCGag tgggaCCTGGTCTGTGGCTACCGGCAGCTGCGGCAGATGGCCCAGTCCATCTACATGGCCGGGGTCCTGGTGGGCGCTCTGGTCCTGGGGGGCCTCTCAGACAG GTTTGGGCGCAAGGCCATGTTGATGTGGTCCTACCTGCAGCTGGGGGTGATGGGGACCTGCACGGCCTTCGCGCCCAACTACGCCTCCTACTGCGTGTTCCGCTTCGCCGGGGGGATGGCGCTGTCCGGCTTCGGCCTCAGCATCGCCTGCCTGg TGGTGGAGTGGATCCCCACGCCCTACCGCGCCATCACCGTGGCCATCACCGGCTTCGCCTACACCCTGGGCCAGATCATCCTGGCCGGGGTGGCCTACGCCGTCCCTCACTGGCGCTGGCTCCAGCTCTCCGTGTCCCTGCCCTTCTTCGTCTTCCTCCTCTACTCCTG gtggTTGGCGGAGTCGGCGCGGTGGTTGGTGCTCTCGGGCAAGGCCGAGCGGGCGGTGAAGGTCCTGCAGCGCGTGGCCACCTTCAACAACCgcaaggaggagggggagaagatCACGGTCGAG ATGTTGAAGTCCAACAtgaaggaggagctggcagctctgaaaTCCTCCTACACCGTCTCCGACCTGGTCCGGACCCCCGTGATCCGCCACATCTTCTTCTGCCTCTCCATCgtctg GTTCTCCATCAGTTTCTCCTACTACGGCTTGGCCATGGACCTGCAGAACTTTGGGGTCAGCATTTACCTCATCCAGGTGATTTTCGGCGCCGTTGACTTCCCAGCCAAGGTGGTGGTGACTGTGTCCCTGAGCTACGTGGGCCGGCGGCTCTCGCTCATGGTGGCCTTGTTCCTGGCCGGCCTGGTCATCGTGGCCAACATCTTTGTGCCCACAG AGCTGCAGACGGTGCGCACGGCGCTGGCCGTCATCGGCAAGGGCTGCCTGTCTGCCTCCTTCAACTGCGTCTTCCTCTACACCACCGAGCTCTACCCCACGCCCATCAG ACGGGGCTGGGCTTCGGCAGCACCATGGCGCGCGTGGGCGGCATCGTGGCGCCTCTGGTGA
- the LOC136570160 gene encoding solute carrier family 22 member 6-A-like isoform X1 → MSSSVPVSSIVPLSSIVPLSGSVPISSSVPVSSIVPLSGSVPVSRGVPAMPFGAVLAQVGGLGRFQVLQTALLAVPILLMASHNLLQNFTAAVPPHRCRVPAVPGATSAVPGATSAVPGATPAPPGATSAPPGATSAAPRDSLRGSNTVLSSPGGTSGSPGATLRSPSGLHSTSDTRVTLAGTVGSPDDAGVQPDGTWGSPNGTLGPAGAMLAWSNVTLGSPDVTLGSCRRYVANVTGGPRATEPCRDGWDYDRSIYVATIVTEWDLVCGYRQLRQMAQSIYMAGVLVGALVLGGLSDRFGRKAMLMWSYLQLGVMGTCTAFAPNYASYCVFRFAGGMALSGFGLSIACLVVEWIPTPYRAITVAITGFAYTLGQIILAGVAYAVPHWRWLQLSVSLPFFVFLLYSWWLAESARWLVLSGKAERAVKVLQRVATFNNRKEEGEKITVEMLKSNMKEELAALKSSYTVSDLVRTPVIRHIFFCLSIVWFSISFSYYGLAMDLQNFGVSIYLIQVIFGAVDFPAKVVVTVSLSYVGRRLSLMVALFLAGLVIVANIFVPTELQTVRTALAVIGKGCLSASFNCVFLYTTELYPTPIRQTGLGFGSTMARVGGIVAPLVKMMDEYYPFLPPAVYGVAPVVAAVAAAFLPETLNTPLPDTIEEVENRTKQKPAGDPKEKIALQPQDGAPLKEA, encoded by the exons atgtccagCAGTGTCCCCGTGTCCAGCATTGTCCCTCTGTCCAGCATTGTCCCTCTGTCCGGCAGTGTCCCCATATCCAGCAGTGTCCCCGTGTCCAGCATTGTCCCTCTGTCCGgcagtgtccccgtgtcccgcGGTGTCCCCGCGATGCCGTTCGGGGCGGTGCTGGCGCAGGTCGGGGGCCTGGGCCGGTTCCAGGTGCTGCAGACGGCGCTGCTGGCGGTGCCCATCCTGCTCATGGCCAGCCACAACCTCCTGCAGAACTTCACTGCCGCCGTCCCCCCGCACCGCTgccgtgtccccgctgtccctggTGCCACCTCCGCTGTCCCCGGCGCCACCTCCGCTGTCCCCGGCGCCACCCCAGCACCACCTGGTGCCACCTCGGCACCACCTGGTGCCACCTCGGCAGCCCCTCGTGACTCCTTGAGAGGCTCCAACACCGTCCTGAGCTCTCCTGGTGGCACCTCGGGGTCACCTGGTGCCACCCTGAGGTCCCCCAGTGGCTTGCACAGCACCAGTGACACCCGTGTCACACTCGCTGGCACCGTGGGGTCACCTGATGACGCCGGTGTCCAGCCTGATGGCACCTGGGGGTCCCCCAATGGCACCCTGGGGCCCGCTGGTGCCATGCTGGCGTGGTCCAACGTCACCCTGGGGTCCCCTGATGTCACCCTGGGGTCCTGCCGGCGCTATGTGGCCAATGTCACCGGTGGGCCCCGGGCCACCGAGCCGTGCCGTGACGGTTGGGACTACGACCGCAGCATCTACGTGGCCACCATCGTCACCGag tgggaCCTGGTCTGTGGCTACCGGCAGCTGCGGCAGATGGCCCAGTCCATCTACATGGCCGGGGTCCTGGTGGGCGCTCTGGTCCTGGGGGGCCTCTCAGACAG GTTTGGGCGCAAGGCCATGTTGATGTGGTCCTACCTGCAGCTGGGGGTGATGGGGACCTGCACGGCCTTCGCGCCCAACTACGCCTCCTACTGCGTGTTCCGCTTCGCCGGGGGGATGGCGCTGTCCGGCTTCGGCCTCAGCATCGCCTGCCTGg TGGTGGAGTGGATCCCCACGCCCTACCGCGCCATCACCGTGGCCATCACCGGCTTCGCCTACACCCTGGGCCAGATCATCCTGGCCGGGGTGGCCTACGCCGTCCCTCACTGGCGCTGGCTCCAGCTCTCCGTGTCCCTGCCCTTCTTCGTCTTCCTCCTCTACTCCTG gtggTTGGCGGAGTCGGCGCGGTGGTTGGTGCTCTCGGGCAAGGCCGAGCGGGCGGTGAAGGTCCTGCAGCGCGTGGCCACCTTCAACAACCgcaaggaggagggggagaagatCACGGTCGAG ATGTTGAAGTCCAACAtgaaggaggagctggcagctctgaaaTCCTCCTACACCGTCTCCGACCTGGTCCGGACCCCCGTGATCCGCCACATCTTCTTCTGCCTCTCCATCgtctg GTTCTCCATCAGTTTCTCCTACTACGGCTTGGCCATGGACCTGCAGAACTTTGGGGTCAGCATTTACCTCATCCAGGTGATTTTCGGCGCCGTTGACTTCCCAGCCAAGGTGGTGGTGACTGTGTCCCTGAGCTACGTGGGCCGGCGGCTCTCGCTCATGGTGGCCTTGTTCCTGGCCGGCCTGGTCATCGTGGCCAACATCTTTGTGCCCACAG AGCTGCAGACGGTGCGCACGGCGCTGGCCGTCATCGGCAAGGGCTGCCTGTCTGCCTCCTTCAACTGCGTCTTCCTCTACACCACCGAGCTCTACCCCACGCCCATCAG GCAGACGGGGCTGGGCTTCGGCAGCACCATGGCGCGCGTGGGCGGCATCGTGGCGCCTCTGGTGAAGATGATGGACGAGTACTACCCCTTCCTCCCGCCCGCCGTCTACGGGGTGGCCCCCGTGGTGGCAGCCGTGGCGGCCGCGTTCCTGCCCGAGACCCTCAACACGCCCCTGCCCGACACCATCGAGGAGGTGGAGaacag gaccaAGCAGAAGCCAGCAGGTGACCCCAAGGAGAAGATTGCGCTCCAGCCCCAGGACGGGGCCCCCCTGAAGGAGGCCTGA
- the LOC136570160 gene encoding solute carrier family 22 member 6-A-like isoform X2, producing the protein MPFGAVLAQVGGLGRFQVLQTALLAVPILLMASHNLLQNFTAAVPPHRCRVPAVPGATSAVPGATSAVPGATPAPPGATSAPPGATSAAPRDSLRGSNTVLSSPGGTSGSPGATLRSPSGLHSTSDTRVTLAGTVGSPDDAGVQPDGTWGSPNGTLGPAGAMLAWSNVTLGSPDVTLGSCRRYVANVTGGPRATEPCRDGWDYDRSIYVATIVTEWDLVCGYRQLRQMAQSIYMAGVLVGALVLGGLSDRFGRKAMLMWSYLQLGVMGTCTAFAPNYASYCVFRFAGGMALSGFGLSIACLVVEWIPTPYRAITVAITGFAYTLGQIILAGVAYAVPHWRWLQLSVSLPFFVFLLYSWWLAESARWLVLSGKAERAVKVLQRVATFNNRKEEGEKITVEMLKSNMKEELAALKSSYTVSDLVRTPVIRHIFFCLSIVWFSISFSYYGLAMDLQNFGVSIYLIQVIFGAVDFPAKVVVTVSLSYVGRRLSLMVALFLAGLVIVANIFVPTELQTVRTALAVIGKGCLSASFNCVFLYTTELYPTPIRQTGLGFGSTMARVGGIVAPLVKMMDEYYPFLPPAVYGVAPVVAAVAAAFLPETLNTPLPDTIEEVENRTKQKPAGDPKEKIALQPQDGAPLKEA; encoded by the exons ATGCCGTTCGGGGCGGTGCTGGCGCAGGTCGGGGGCCTGGGCCGGTTCCAGGTGCTGCAGACGGCGCTGCTGGCGGTGCCCATCCTGCTCATGGCCAGCCACAACCTCCTGCAGAACTTCACTGCCGCCGTCCCCCCGCACCGCTgccgtgtccccgctgtccctggTGCCACCTCCGCTGTCCCCGGCGCCACCTCCGCTGTCCCCGGCGCCACCCCAGCACCACCTGGTGCCACCTCGGCACCACCTGGTGCCACCTCGGCAGCCCCTCGTGACTCCTTGAGAGGCTCCAACACCGTCCTGAGCTCTCCTGGTGGCACCTCGGGGTCACCTGGTGCCACCCTGAGGTCCCCCAGTGGCTTGCACAGCACCAGTGACACCCGTGTCACACTCGCTGGCACCGTGGGGTCACCTGATGACGCCGGTGTCCAGCCTGATGGCACCTGGGGGTCCCCCAATGGCACCCTGGGGCCCGCTGGTGCCATGCTGGCGTGGTCCAACGTCACCCTGGGGTCCCCTGATGTCACCCTGGGGTCCTGCCGGCGCTATGTGGCCAATGTCACCGGTGGGCCCCGGGCCACCGAGCCGTGCCGTGACGGTTGGGACTACGACCGCAGCATCTACGTGGCCACCATCGTCACCGag tgggaCCTGGTCTGTGGCTACCGGCAGCTGCGGCAGATGGCCCAGTCCATCTACATGGCCGGGGTCCTGGTGGGCGCTCTGGTCCTGGGGGGCCTCTCAGACAG GTTTGGGCGCAAGGCCATGTTGATGTGGTCCTACCTGCAGCTGGGGGTGATGGGGACCTGCACGGCCTTCGCGCCCAACTACGCCTCCTACTGCGTGTTCCGCTTCGCCGGGGGGATGGCGCTGTCCGGCTTCGGCCTCAGCATCGCCTGCCTGg TGGTGGAGTGGATCCCCACGCCCTACCGCGCCATCACCGTGGCCATCACCGGCTTCGCCTACACCCTGGGCCAGATCATCCTGGCCGGGGTGGCCTACGCCGTCCCTCACTGGCGCTGGCTCCAGCTCTCCGTGTCCCTGCCCTTCTTCGTCTTCCTCCTCTACTCCTG gtggTTGGCGGAGTCGGCGCGGTGGTTGGTGCTCTCGGGCAAGGCCGAGCGGGCGGTGAAGGTCCTGCAGCGCGTGGCCACCTTCAACAACCgcaaggaggagggggagaagatCACGGTCGAG ATGTTGAAGTCCAACAtgaaggaggagctggcagctctgaaaTCCTCCTACACCGTCTCCGACCTGGTCCGGACCCCCGTGATCCGCCACATCTTCTTCTGCCTCTCCATCgtctg GTTCTCCATCAGTTTCTCCTACTACGGCTTGGCCATGGACCTGCAGAACTTTGGGGTCAGCATTTACCTCATCCAGGTGATTTTCGGCGCCGTTGACTTCCCAGCCAAGGTGGTGGTGACTGTGTCCCTGAGCTACGTGGGCCGGCGGCTCTCGCTCATGGTGGCCTTGTTCCTGGCCGGCCTGGTCATCGTGGCCAACATCTTTGTGCCCACAG AGCTGCAGACGGTGCGCACGGCGCTGGCCGTCATCGGCAAGGGCTGCCTGTCTGCCTCCTTCAACTGCGTCTTCCTCTACACCACCGAGCTCTACCCCACGCCCATCAG GCAGACGGGGCTGGGCTTCGGCAGCACCATGGCGCGCGTGGGCGGCATCGTGGCGCCTCTGGTGAAGATGATGGACGAGTACTACCCCTTCCTCCCGCCCGCCGTCTACGGGGTGGCCCCCGTGGTGGCAGCCGTGGCGGCCGCGTTCCTGCCCGAGACCCTCAACACGCCCCTGCCCGACACCATCGAGGAGGTGGAGaacag gaccaAGCAGAAGCCAGCAGGTGACCCCAAGGAGAAGATTGCGCTCCAGCCCCAGGACGGGGCCCCCCTGAAGGAGGCCTGA